A portion of the Etheostoma cragini isolate CJK2018 chromosome 13, CSU_Ecrag_1.0, whole genome shotgun sequence genome contains these proteins:
- the zbtb21 gene encoding zinc finger and BTB domain-containing protein 21: MESLVHYSNPSHALSVLAVLNEQRLRGQMCDVVLVVADQRYQAHKSVLAATSEYFQSLFTRMDAESLKVVNLDFCEPDAFEIVLNYIYSSSLFVDQGSLAAIQELGYSLGIPFLTNIVSTRPHASYCVSRKRLSFSEGDENDVQTRSVIVRRVRNDTPHPSHLNYQRKTSERSSSPHSTRESALPPAVHNSYESVRNCDSLSRKSSEQSEAAERKSTYPYTSVLKGNSSHITSVRPQLTSSVSFSDVEVQHIRLQSGTDQDTKQENDELETHYHTKVPFQDRAPEPSQTIDRSGPLIKSLLRRSLSMDSPVPVFSPTLELKVLQNREQSVVKMASKASGPETSAHNGNSKRASPLVLRSKYPSRYDETQVEREVSVKAEPSSPLADPMDIVRITVGDALPVNLKDLQTNYDQGSRPDFNPFGKRKDNRRYPFKKSKIFKEHTLPLDEKISETVPQSASSDSNENCGELPQNKIFKCWNCLKVFRSSAGLHRHVNMYHNPEKPYACDICHKRFHTNFKVWTHCQTQHGVVQNPATSSSSSVLDDKFQKKLIDIVREREIKKALLWKLKRNKQGLQSPSITKKRSRPSFICPYCGKVFVFQSQYRQHLRTHPAEKADQDTANESILCQAQDENIQQKNTDAGVYSCRLCNMKLSSLFEQGDHERGCRHATVCPYCGLRFSSQTVKKDHEAHCKYKKLTCLECMRTFKSSFSIWRHQVEVHNQNMMTAKEQIHLNQQENNEEVSEMLIEEHYSDEPLAPRSSSENVTYSDSSGPPMYDSDSSSYVPEDLSTGRHGRLVVKEEPVEEAVSEMENTETGKSGPEEAGVWPCEKCGNLFSSRKDLERHQELLCHIKPFICHICNKAFRTNFRLWSHFQSHMSTANEPGAKEIDRAPSPLSPSPPTTPQTSERPSPQASVLKSTQTAAPVAAVIAEESSSPEPCGSSGSKTKRPELERHPRSHSPRSRSNSMENAGGPQESDTLFYHAPSLSALTFKRQYMCKLCHRTFKSAFSLWSHEQSHSHV, encoded by the coding sequence ATGGAGAGCCTAGTGCATTACAGCAATCCTTCCCATGCCCTCTCAGTGTTAGCGGTTCTCAATGAGCAGCGACTGCGGGGCCAGATGTGTGATGTAGTCCTGGTTGTGGCAGACCAGAGGTACCAGGCCCATAAGAGTGTTCTGGCTGCCACCAGTGAGTATTTTCAGTCCCTGTTCACACGGATGGATGCAGAGTCACTGAAAGTTGTAAACCTGGACTTCTGTGAACCTGACGCCTTTGAGATAGTTCTGAATTACATCTACTCCTCCTCACTTTTTGTGGACCAAGGCAGCCTGGCAGCCATTCAAGAGCTGGGCTACAGCCTGGGAATCCCTTTCCTCACCAACATAGTGTCAACAAGGCCACACGCATCCTACTGTGTGTCAAGAAAAAGGCTTTCGTTCTCAGAAGGGGATGAGAACGATGTCCAGACGAGGAGCGTCATTGTGCGTCGGGTCCGGAATGACACACCCCATCCCTCGCACTTAAATTATCAGAGAAAAACATCAGAGAGATCCTCATCTCCCCACTCTACTCGAGAGTCAGCTCTGCCTCCAGCAGTACACAACTCATATGAATCAGTCCGGAACTGTGACTCCCTCAGCAGGAAATCATCTGAACAGAGTGAAGCTGCAGAGAGGAAGTCCACCTATCCATACACATCTGTATTAAAAGGGAACTCATCCCACATCACATCTGTTAGGCCCCAGCTGACATCATCAGTGTCTTTCAGTGATGTGGAAGTGCAGCACATCAGGCTGCAGTCTGGCACTGACCAGGACACAAAACAGGAGAATGACGAGCTGGAGACCCACTACCACACCAAAGTGCCCTTTCAGGATCGGGCCCCTGAGCCAAGCCAGACCATTGACAGGAGCGGGCCACTCATAAAAAGCCTACTCCGAAGATCGTTATCAATGGACAGCCCTGTTCCAGTCTTCTCACCCACACTGGAGCTCAAGGTGCTGCAAAATCGTGAACAGTCAGTTGTGAAAATGGCATCAAAAGCGTCTGGGCCAGAGACATCTGCTCACAATGGCAATTCAAAAAGAGCATCTCCGCTGGTTCTCAGGTCAAAATACCCCAGCAGGTATGATGAAACTCAGGTAGAAAGAGAGGTCAGTGTGAAGGCTGAGCCTAGCAGTCCACTTGCTGATCCCATGGACATTGTTCGAATTACAGTTGGAGATGCATTGCCAGTCAATCTTAAAGACTTGCAGACAAATTATGACCAAGGTTCCAGGCCAGACTTCAATCCTTTTGGGAAAAGGAAGGACAACAGAAGGTACCCATTCAAGAAgagcaaaatatttaaagaacatACCCTCCCACTTGATGAAAAAATTTCAGAAACAGTACCTCAGAGTGCAAGCAGTGACTCCAATGAAAACTGTGGGGAGCTGCCCCAGAACAAGATTTTCAAATGCTGGAACTGTTTAAAGGTTTTCAGGTCCAGTGCTGGGCTACATCGTCACGTAAATATGTATCACAACCCTGAAAAGCCGTATGCTTGCGACATCTGCCACAAGCGCTTCCATACCAACTTCAAAGTGTGGACTCACTGCCAAACTCAGCATGGTGTAGTACAAAACCCAGCCAcatcctccagctcctctgTACTGGACGATAAATTTCAAAAGAAGTTGATAGATATTGTGCGAGAGAGGGAAATAAAGAAAGCCTTGCTTTGGAAGTTAAAGAGGAATAAGCAGGGGTTGCAGTCTCCTTCAATCACCAAAAAGAGATCAAGGCCTAGCTTCATATGCCCTTACTGTGGAAAGGTATTTGTGTTCCAGTCTCAGTACAGACAGCATTTAAGGACACATCCTGCTGAAAAAGCTGACCAGGACACAGCGAACGAGAGCATCCTCTGCCAGGCACAGGATGAGAACATTCAACAGAAGAACACAGATGCTGGTGTTTACTCCTGCAGACTTTGCAATATGAAGCTGTCTTCACTCTTTGAGCAGGGCGACCATGAGAGGGGTTGTCGGCATGCAACTGTATGCCCCTACTGTGGTCTCCGATTCTCCAGTCAAACAGTCAAGAAGGACCACGAGGCACATTGTAAGTACAAGAAACTGACATGCCTGGAATGCATGCGGACCTTCAAGTCCTCATTCAGCATATGGCGCCACCAGGTGGAGGTCCACAACCAAAACATGATGACAGCTAAAGAGCAGATTCACCTGAATCAACAAGAGAACAATGAAGAGGTGTCTGAAATGCTCATAGAGGAGCATTACAGTGATGAGCCTCTAGCACCCAGGAGCTCAAGCGAGAACGTCACTTACAGTGACTCATCAGGTCCACCCATGTACGATTCCGACTCCTCATCCTATGTGCCTGAGGACCTCAGCACGGGCCGCCATGGCAGGCTGGTAGTGAAAGAAGAGCCGGTAGAGGAGGCTGTGAGTGAGATGGAAAACACAGAGACTGGTAAATCTGGGCCTGAGGAAGCTGGTGTCTGGCCATGCGAGAAATGCGGCAATCTTTTCAGCTCCCGCAAAGACCTGGAACGACACCAGGAGCTGCTGTGCCACATCAAACCATTCATCTGTCACATCTGCAACAAAGCCTTCAGGACCAACTTCCGCCTTTGGAGCCACTTCCAGTCTCACATGTCAACTGCTAACGAACCCGGAGCCAAAGAGATCGACAGAGCCCCCTcacctctgtctccctcccccCCAACAACCCCTCAGACCTCTGAACGTCCCTCCCCACAGGCCTCTGTGCTCAAATCCACCCAGACGGCGGCACCAGTCGCTGCAGTAATTGCCGAGGAGTCCAGCAGCCCAGAGCCATGTGGCTCCTCGGGGAGCAAGACGAAGAGGCCGGAACTAGAACGGCATCCCAGAAGCCACAGCCCTCGTTCAAGGTCCAACAGCATGGAGAATGCAGGTGGCCCTCAGGAATCAGACACACTCTTTTACCATGCACCGTCTCTCTCTGCCCTGACGTTTAAGAGGCAGTACATGTGTAAACTCTGTCACAGGACCTTCAAGTCAGCCTTTAGTCTCTGGAGCCATGAGCAGAGTCATAGTCACGTGTAA
- the atg101 gene encoding autophagy-related protein 101, with translation MNCRSEVLEVTVEARQVEEAMLALLHTILLHRSSGKFHYKKEGTYSIGTVGTLDIDCDFIDFTFVRVSSEELDRGIRRAVSEFKDALSISGSDGVGQISLEFYQKKKSRWPFSDECIPWEVWSIKVNVVNLANEQERQICREKVGEKLGEKVINVVEVINRHEYLPKMPTQSEVDNVFDTSLKDVQPYLYKITYQITDTLGTSVSTTMRRLIKDTLAL, from the exons ATGAATTGCCGCTCAGAAGTTCTTGAAGTAACAGTGGAAGCGAGGCAGGTCGAAGAAGCTATGCTGGCTTTGCTGCACACCATTTTACTGCATCGCAGCTCCGGGAAATTCCACTACAAGAAGGAGGGCACGTACTCCATAGGCACCGTGGGCACACTCGACATCGACTGTGACTTCATCGATTTCACCTTCGTCAGGGTGTCCTCGGAGGAGCTGGACAGAGGCATCCGGAGAGCTGTGTCTGAATTCAAG GATGCGTTGAGCATCTCTGGCAGCGATGGCGTGGGGCAAATCTCCCTGGAGTTCTACCAGAAGAAGAAGTCTCGCTGGCCTTTTTCTGACGAGTGTATTCCGTGGGAAGTGTGGAGCATCAAGGTCAACGTTGTCAACCTGGCCAATGAGCAGGAGAGACAGATCTGCAGGGAGAAAGTGGGCGAGAAGCTGGGCGAGAAGGTGATCAATGTCGTAGAGGTCATAAACCGCCACGAATACCTGCCAAAGATGCCCACCCAGTCTGAAGTGGACAATGTTTTTGACACCAGTCTCAAAGATGTTCAGCCCTACCTTTACAAAATCACATACCAGATCACAGACACTCTGGGCACCTCTGTAAGCACGACAATGAGACGGCTGATTAAAGACACCCTGGCGCTGTGA
- the umodl1 gene encoding uromodulin-like 1 — protein MSWMLSFWVATALLALCGGTDTMHEGNSLSASGYHLCIHNETRNVSVLVMHTVPYTVIKPCGGWLLWKTCTVTLYRTIHQTEYKTVMEQVTGCCTGYVQVGRYCALPVSRSVEFTAKPGSCPSADGFLPRSEDCEWDMDCPGWQKCCQRSGHSLCSDPASSTNYYENGGSRFNATVTVKTDYDELMSNDRGHLDHTRLLQAMVTGALQSDVSVYYLSSQPVHPYRTATSLLIDCNVTLSLYNVTSKLQHLLKHILEVSSVTVEDVDECEQSALCRCSPQAHCNNTVGSYHCACHQGYIDVDPNSPGAHCTADVGMATTPEPPLTYLPPMNTSYTTAFNSTQDPVGNRTMGVFNSTETSMTTVLSNTSPVPYSSTDAPQRIGSAPHSSASTTLESLLPTITCSAPNIASVWSANVTGTSFCVNWSSQFQTNQTYQVVLSKGSEVIHSCETNQTMMELRGLQPGVLYNVTVTPQSCGSQGVALRIMVKTDAQTLDATARFTNIQFTADLQNTSSQAYQILTKNITEEIYKSLSPEIKAMMDSGQVRIEIRRFSPGSVVVNFTIIFSPSQSQDISNVSTALLHSLINSTIYTVDQSNTRAQDFDECASGENDCSQWATCRNILGSYTCLCLELSVDNNPGRPGRDCQAIASTSTAPATTTSLPATSSTAPTPTAPTTTNTVPTTTTATSTTSSTAPTLTAPTTINTVPTTTTATHTSSTAPTTINAVPTTTTATHTYSTAPSTTTDTYTYYTASTTITATDTTSSTAPATTAPTNTTSTPLTYSTAPTNTASTTTTTSTPSSTAPTTTTTIMISMTTTPTTTATGPSTDITSPATTATALTTATNAISVQCRVAAITVTVAKEFLVRNKIRVDTIYLGLPECGVNGGNATHAQLTVAWNECLTRIVQNDSYCSASVTLFNTMERFTLSTNGTEEVPRIRLEVPIMCTFTKNMLISVDSGSMGYDMIKDVITGLGSFQVTVQLMNGTMPLPSNSILSSEEAVVLEVSLKPSSEQIKVVINRCWATPTRNPADPDSHTFLANSCSLNTYTKVLMNGNSSTSRVSVQIFRIVNLNVIYLHCEVQICVPIEGYTCVLDCLQRTARSSNIIGRASGSSGPLLRSGEDPLEEGYTTLNIVGLSCLGVGLSLFFIIGFICLFFYQRNRIGHYNFSAQPEKENFSYLVFNA, from the exons ATGAGTTGGATGCTCTCCTTCTGGGTGGCGACGGCCCTGCTGGCTCTGTGTGGGGGAACAGACACTATGCATGAAG GAAATAGCTTGTCTGCGTCTGGCTATCATCTATGTATTCACAATGAGACTAGGAATGTGAGTGTCCTGGTGATGCATACGGTCCCCTATACTGTGATAAAGCCTTGTGGTGGCTGGCTCCTCTGGAAGACATGTACAGTCACACTTTATAGGACGATCCATCAGACCGAGTACAAGACAGTGATGGAGCAGGTGACTGGATGCTGCACAGGCTATGTGCAAGTCGGCCGTTACTGTGCTCTGC CTGTAAGCAGGAGTGTTGAGTTCACTGCCAAGCCAGGATCCTGTCCATCTGCAGATGGATTCCTTCCCAGATCTGAGGACTGTGAGTGGGACATGGACTGCCCAGGCTGGCAGAAATGCTGCCAAAGATCGGGTCACTCTCTCTGCAGTGATCCTGCAA GCTCAACAAATTATTATGAGAATGGAGGATCTCGTTTTAATGCAACGGTGACAGTGAAGACAGATTATGATGAACTGATGTCCAATGATAGAGGACATCTGGATCACACACGATTGCTACAAGCAATG GTGACTGGAGCTCTGCAGTCTGATGTTTCAGTTTATTACCTCAGCTCACAGCCTGTGCATCCCTATAGAACTGCCACTTCCCTACTGATAGACTGCAACGTTACTCTTTCACTGTACAATGTCACGTCAAAGCTACAGCATCTCCTCAAACACATACTGGAGGTGTCATCTGTAACCGTGGAAG ATGTGGATGAGTGTGAACAGTCTGCTCTTTGTCGGTGCTCCCCTCAGGCCCACTGTAACAACACAGTGGGCTCCTACCATTGTGCCTGCCACCAAGGATATATTGACGTTGACCCCAACAGCCCTGGAGCCCATTGCACGG CTGACGTCGGCATGGCGACCACCCCAGAGCCCCCACTTACCTACCTTCCACCCATGAACACAAGTTACACCACAGCTTTCAACAGCACACAGGACCCCGTGGGCAACCGCACCATGGGTGTCTTCAACTCCACTGAGACCAGCATGACTACAGTTCTGAGTAACACCAGCCCTGTCCCTTATAGTTCAACAGATGCTCCGCAGCGGATAGGTTCTGCACCGCACAGCAGCGCAAGCACAACTTTAGAGTCACTTCTGCCGACAATCACATGCT CTGCTCCCAACATTGCCAGCGTATGGTCGGCTAACGTGACTGGAACCTCCTTCTGTGTCAACTGGTCCAGCCAGTTTCAGACAAACCAGACTTACCAGGTTGTTCTAAGCAAGGGGTCAGAGGTCATTCATTCTTGCGAAACCAATCAGACCATGATGGAGCTGAGGGGACTGCAGCCTGGGGTGCTCTACAATGTTACTGTCACTCCTCAGTCCTGCGGAAGCCAAGGAGTTGCTCTTCGCATAATGGTCAAGACTG atGCTCAGACTCTGGATGCCACAGCGCGATTTACCAACATCCAGTTCACTGCTGATCTGCAGAACACCAGCAGCCAGGCCTACCAAATCCTCACTAAGAATATTACAGAGGAG ATCTACAAGTCTCTGTCTCCAGAGATTAAAGCCATGATGGATTCAGGCCAGGTGAGAATCGAGATCAGACGTTTTTCCCCGGGAAGTGTGGTGGTCAACTTCACCATCATCTTTTCCCCCAGTCAAAGCCAAGATATCAGTAATGTGTCGACAGCTCTACTGCACTCCTTGATTAACAGCACCATATACACTGTGGATCAAAGCAACACCAGAGCACAGG attttgatgAATGTGCTTCAGGGGAAAATGACTGTTCACAGTGGGCAACATGTAGAAACATCTTGGGCTCCTACACATGTCTTTGCCTGGAGCTATCTGTAGACAACAACCCAGGAAGGCCTGGACGAGACTGTCAAG CAATTGCATCAACCTCTACTGCCCCAGCAACCACCACTAGTCTTCCTGCAACTTCTTCTACTGCCCCAACCCCTACTGCTCCAACAACCACCAATACTGTCCCTACAACCACCACTGCTACTTCTACTACTTCTTCTACTGCCCCAACCCTTACTGCACCAACAACCATCAATACTGTCCCTACAACTACCACTGCTACTCATACGTCTTCTACTGCCCCAACAACAATCAATGCTGTCCCAACAACCACCACTGCCACTCATACATATTCTACTGCCCCATCAACCACCACTGATACTTATACTTATTATACTGCCTCAACAACCATCACTGCTACTGATACAACTTCTTCTACTGCCCCAGCAACCACTGCCCCAACAAACACCACTTCTACTCCTTTAACTTATTCTACTGCCCCAACAAATACTGCCTCAACAACCACTACTACTTCTACACCTTCTTCTACTGCCCCAACAACCACGACTACTATAATGATATCCATGACTACAACCCCTACAACCACCGCTACCGGTCCCAGTACCGACATTACATCTCCTGCAACCACCGCTACTGCCCTGACAACTGCCACCAATGCCATATCTGTACAGTGCCGGGTTGCTGCGATCACTGTGACAGTTGCCAAGGAATTTCTTGTGAGGAACAAGATCAGGGTAGACACCATCTACTTGGGGTTGCCAGAATGTGGTGTCAATGGAGGTAATGCTACCCATGCCCAGCTGACCGTGGCCTGGAACGAGTGCCTCACTAGGATTGTGCAA aaTGATAGCTACTGCTCAGCATCTGTAACTCTGTTCAACACCATGGAAAGGTTCACATTGTCAACCAATGGGACAGAAGAGGTACCCAGAATACGGTTGGAGGTTCCCATCATGTGTACCTTCACAAAGAATATGCTTATCTCTGTTGATTCCGGCTCCATGGG GTATGATATGATCAAAGATGTTATCACGGGTTTGGGGTCATTCCAGGTGACAGTGCAACTGATGAATGGTACAATGCCTCTACCCTCCAACTCCATCTTGTCCTCTGAGGAGGCTGTGGTGTTGGAGGTCAGCCTCAAACCCTCCTCAGAGCAGATTAAAGTAGTCATCAACAGATGCTGGGCCACGCCCACCCGAAACCCTGCGGACCCCGACAGCCACACCTTCCTGGCAAACAG CTGTTCCTTGAACACATACACCAAAGTGTTGATGAACGGGAACTCCAGCACATCACGTGTGTCCGTACAGATCTTCCGCATAGTCAACCTGAATGTGATCTATCTGCACTGCGAGGTCCAGATCTGTGTGCCGATTGAAGGGTATACCTGTGTGCTT GACTGTCTACAAAGAACAGCTCGCTCTTCAAACATCATTGGAAGAGCTTCGGGTTCCTCCGGGCCTCTGCTGAGGTCAGGTGAAG ATCCCCTGGAGGAAGGGTATACCACTCTTAACATAGTTGGACTCTCCTGCCTGGGAGTTGGCCTGTCGCTCTTCTTCATCATTGGTTtcatctgtcttttcttctaTCAGAGGAACCGAATTGGACACTACAACTTCAGCGCCCAACCAGAGAAGGAGAACTTCTCCTACCTTGTCTTTAATGCCTAG